In Fluviispira sanaruensis, a genomic segment contains:
- a CDS encoding nucleoside monophosphate kinase encodes MTLNRVAYELESKIKVERVSLRGPGVLILTGPSSCGKGEVAAALSKVMSIPPEAHLSMGEILRTTFQRAKNEKSYANLLADNYKISSESNIFDCVDTTDDLTKKVLNYIPEMEAFFKRTQMEKFTSQLDWLEFCTMNGLLVPNRWTQDFISAHIEHAPEFRTHPFILDGYPRTVKAAQHLIGFLKKFNIPVIKVLHLSISKQEMLSRATKRGRADDDEQSLLSRYQFYIENVHPSVDYLKTQLGSEAIALVDAHQPVYLKNGDQKHFDLEKSILNVVASSLRCLGVSRMTVKDLLDQLIEMQKSK; translated from the coding sequence ATGACTCTCAATCGAGTTGCTTACGAACTGGAATCCAAGATAAAAGTTGAAAGAGTTTCACTCAGAGGCCCTGGTGTTCTTATTTTAACTGGACCTTCAAGTTGTGGAAAAGGGGAAGTTGCAGCAGCTTTATCTAAAGTCATGTCCATTCCTCCTGAAGCTCATTTATCCATGGGTGAAATTTTGCGTACGACATTTCAGCGCGCCAAAAATGAAAAAAGTTATGCAAATCTTCTTGCTGATAATTATAAAATTTCATCGGAGTCCAATATTTTTGACTGCGTCGACACTACAGATGATCTGACAAAAAAAGTATTGAATTATATCCCAGAGATGGAAGCTTTTTTTAAAAGAACCCAAATGGAAAAGTTTACCAGTCAGCTTGATTGGCTTGAATTTTGCACGATGAATGGGCTGCTTGTTCCCAATCGTTGGACGCAAGATTTTATTTCAGCCCATATTGAGCACGCACCCGAATTTCGCACACACCCATTTATTCTTGATGGATATCCAAGAACAGTTAAAGCTGCACAGCATTTAATCGGCTTTCTCAAGAAATTTAATATTCCTGTTATAAAAGTTTTGCATTTGAGTATAAGTAAACAAGAAATGCTTTCGCGTGCAACGAAGAGAGGGAGAGCTGATGATGATGAGCAATCTCTGCTCAGTCGCTATCAATTTTATATTGAGAATGTTCATCCCAGCGTTGACTATTTAAAAACTCAATTGGGATCCGAAGCAATTGCACTTGTCGATGCCCATCAGCCTGTTTACTTAAAAAATGGAGATCAAAAGCATTTCGACTTAGAAAAATCTATTCTAAATGTGGTAGCTTCTTCCTTGCGTTGTCTTGGTGTATCAAGAATGACAGTAAAGGATCTTCTCGATCAATTGATTGAAATGCAAAAAAGCAAATAA
- the rfbA gene encoding glucose-1-phosphate thymidylyltransferase RfbA, whose amino-acid sequence MKGIILAGGTGSRLYPATSSLSKQLMPIYDKPMIYYPLSTLMLADIKDILIISTPRDLPAFKNLLGDGKQWGISLSYAEQPSPDGLAQAFIIGEEFIGEDNVCLILGDNIFHGNGLGSILSEVKNNLNGATVFGYSVNDPERYGVVEYDENFKVISIEEKPKIPKSNCAVTGLYFFDKRVSSYAKQLKPSARAELEITDLMNVYLANEELKLEILHRGFAWLDTGTHRSLLEASLYVSVLEERQGLKVSCPEEIAWRKGFISTEEFEKQAMTLVKSGYGKYLLKLIGINV is encoded by the coding sequence ATGAAAGGTATAATTTTAGCAGGAGGAACTGGCAGTCGGTTGTATCCTGCAACAAGTAGCTTGAGTAAGCAGCTTATGCCCATTTATGATAAACCTATGATCTATTATCCGCTCTCCACTCTAATGCTTGCGGATATTAAAGACATCTTAATTATATCTACACCACGTGATTTACCTGCGTTTAAAAATCTACTGGGTGATGGGAAACAATGGGGTATTTCTTTATCTTATGCTGAGCAGCCCAGTCCCGATGGACTTGCCCAGGCTTTTATTATAGGTGAAGAATTTATTGGTGAAGACAACGTATGTCTTATATTAGGGGATAATATTTTTCATGGAAATGGTTTGGGAAGTATTTTAAGTGAAGTAAAAAATAACTTAAATGGAGCGACTGTTTTTGGCTATTCCGTGAATGATCCTGAAAGATATGGTGTTGTCGAATACGATGAAAATTTTAAAGTCATTTCTATTGAAGAGAAACCAAAAATTCCAAAATCGAATTGTGCGGTCACAGGATTGTATTTTTTTGACAAGAGAGTTTCTTCTTATGCTAAACAACTGAAGCCATCTGCACGAGCTGAGCTTGAAATTACCGATCTCATGAATGTATATTTAGCAAATGAAGAACTGAAGCTTGAAATTTTGCATAGAGGTTTTGCTTGGCTAGATACGGGAACGCATCGCTCATTATTAGAGGCATCACTTTATGTATCGGTTCTTGAAGAACGACAAGGTTTAAAAGTTTCTTGCCCAGAAGAAATTGCTTGGAGAAAAGGTTTTATATCAACAGAAGAATTTGAAAAACAAGCAATGACTTTAGTAAAAAGTGGCTATGGAAAATATTTATTAAAACTTATAGGTATCAATGTTTAG
- the rfbB gene encoding dTDP-glucose 4,6-dehydratase yields the protein MFKPNSILVTGSAGFIGCNFVKYLLAQNKDINIVSLDKLTYAGSIQNLESLPNAHRHKFIQGDICDNILVDKLLREFNIDTIVHFAAESHVDRSIENPAEFIQTNILGTFNLLENARRFWLQEKMWDSNKCRFHHISTDEVYGTLSENDPSFSEETAYAPNSPYSASKASSDHFVRAYFHTFGLPVTTSNCSNNYGPFQHSEKLIPTVIRSCLANKPIPIYGNGTNIRDWLFVEDHCSAIETILLNGKIGEVYNIGGRSEESNISLVKKICQILDNLRPVGKSYSELISFVTDRPGHDWRYSIDNTKIQNQLSWTPQYNLNTGLEKTIQFYLASGFLSRV from the coding sequence ATGTTTAAACCGAATTCAATCCTCGTTACAGGATCGGCAGGATTTATTGGCTGTAACTTTGTTAAATATTTATTAGCTCAGAACAAAGATATTAATATTGTGAGTCTTGATAAATTAACTTATGCGGGATCAATTCAAAATTTAGAATCTTTGCCAAATGCGCATCGTCATAAGTTTATTCAAGGAGATATTTGTGATAATATTTTAGTCGATAAATTATTAAGAGAATTTAATATCGATACAATTGTGCATTTTGCAGCAGAAAGTCACGTGGATCGTTCCATCGAAAATCCAGCAGAATTTATTCAGACCAATATTTTGGGCACATTTAATTTATTAGAAAATGCGCGTCGCTTTTGGTTACAGGAAAAAATGTGGGACAGTAATAAATGTCGCTTTCATCATATTTCAACAGATGAAGTCTATGGTACTTTGAGTGAAAATGATCCTTCTTTTTCAGAAGAAACCGCATATGCTCCTAATTCTCCTTATTCTGCAAGTAAAGCAAGCTCCGATCACTTTGTCCGTGCTTATTTTCATACATTTGGTCTGCCAGTGACAACTTCAAATTGCTCAAATAATTATGGACCTTTTCAGCATTCAGAAAAGTTAATTCCTACTGTTATTCGCTCTTGTCTGGCAAATAAACCCATTCCTATCTACGGCAACGGAACAAATATCCGCGATTGGCTATTTGTAGAAGATCATTGTTCTGCAATTGAAACCATATTATTAAATGGAAAAATAGGTGAAGTTTATAATATTGGTGGCAGAAGCGAAGAAAGTAACATTAGTTTAGTTAAGAAAATATGTCAAATTTTGGATAATTTGAGACCTGTGGGGAAAAGTTATAGCGAATTGATTTCATTTGTTACGGATCGTCCAGGTCATGATTGGCGTTATTCGATTGATAATACAAAAATTCAAAATCAATTAAGTTGGACGCCGCAGTATAATTTAAATACAGGATTGGAAAAAACAATTCAATTTTATTTAGCAAGTGGCTTTTTGAGCAGAGTATAG
- a CDS encoding NCS2 family permease, producing the protein MSALKINYSQEIIAGLTTFFTMSYIVIVNPQVMASPGTGLTISGTLTATVLISFLMSLLAGIYIRLPYALAPGMGLNVFIAYSLIIGEKIPWPTALGIIFWSSFIFILISVFPIRQKIVEALPNNMKHAMSCGIGLFLAFIGLKNLGLIVPNPATYIALGDINLPIALGLLGFLVIFILFNKNKSYAFLFSIFLITSIALLFGLTKLPETYFSTPDFQSHFFKLDLIGSLKWSFIPVILSVLLTNLFDSMSSLIGLANSAGFIDKKGNPLRLKETLMVDSIASLFSSLFGTSPATVFIESSTGIQAGGRTGLTAIVAAFCFLPCLFIAPIVTAIPVFATAPILIFVGILMCKTLKHVKANTLDDIIPIFLTIVLMPLTFSITQGVLWGIVSYVILKICVGKIKVISPVLWVLALICFLALVTEHSTFLEFIMK; encoded by the coding sequence ATGAGTGCCTTGAAAATAAATTATTCACAAGAAATTATAGCAGGTTTAACTACATTTTTCACTATGTCTTATATTGTTATTGTTAATCCACAAGTTATGGCTTCCCCAGGGACGGGATTGACAATATCTGGAACGTTGACAGCAACTGTTCTTATTTCTTTTTTAATGAGTCTTTTAGCAGGAATTTATATTCGCTTGCCTTATGCTCTGGCTCCAGGTATGGGCCTCAATGTTTTTATCGCTTATTCTCTAATTATTGGTGAGAAAATTCCATGGCCCACAGCCCTTGGGATTATTTTTTGGTCAAGTTTTATCTTTATTTTAATTTCAGTCTTTCCCATTCGCCAAAAGATTGTTGAAGCACTTCCCAACAATATGAAACATGCAATGTCTTGTGGTATCGGTCTTTTTCTTGCATTTATTGGCTTGAAAAATTTAGGATTGATTGTGCCAAATCCTGCTACATATATAGCGCTAGGCGATATTAATTTACCAATAGCACTAGGTTTGTTAGGATTTCTAGTTATATTTATTTTATTTAATAAGAATAAATCATATGCATTTTTATTTTCAATATTTTTAATTACAAGCATAGCTCTTCTGTTTGGTTTAACAAAATTACCCGAAACATACTTTTCAACTCCAGATTTTCAATCACATTTTTTTAAACTCGATTTAATCGGTTCACTCAAATGGAGCTTTATTCCTGTTATTTTATCCGTTCTTTTGACAAACTTATTTGACTCCATGTCATCATTGATCGGTCTTGCAAACAGTGCCGGTTTTATAGACAAAAAAGGTAACCCCCTGAGGCTAAAAGAAACCCTTATGGTTGACTCTATTGCGTCCTTATTTTCGAGTTTATTTGGTACATCACCTGCAACTGTTTTCATAGAAAGTTCAACAGGAATTCAAGCAGGTGGCAGGACAGGATTAACAGCAATCGTAGCTGCATTCTGCTTTTTACCCTGCTTATTTATTGCCCCAATTGTCACAGCAATCCCAGTTTTTGCAACGGCACCTATATTAATTTTTGTTGGGATTTTAATGTGTAAAACCTTAAAACATGTCAAAGCCAATACCCTCGATGATATTATTCCAATATTTCTAACAATTGTTCTTATGCCTCTGACATTTTCAATCACCCAAGGAGTGCTCTGGGGAATTGTCAGCTACGTTATATTAAAAATATGTGTTGGGAAAATAAAAGTGATCAGTCCTGTGCTGTGGGTTTTAGCTTTAATCTGCTTTTTAGCTCTCGTTACTGAACACAGCACGTTTTTAGAATTTATAATGAAATAA
- a CDS encoding substrate-binding periplasmic protein, translating to MILNKLCTVVINSAAILRESLAKVNLFKQKKLLQIICFLILMSNLHAIAFEEKVQILLVNYNNSAPWNVNKDNTEGLNVELANFLNRDKKSPYTFKPEFYPRKRVDYLLEKKDVPMVIAWVNQKFFPNDFVDKFYWTKNITEDFQVVGSNKNKIVEYQNLESLVGKKFSAVFGTRYKTLEPYIRKGKIIRVDSYRFDEALTKVIGNENSLDFFILENSFLQYLKKRNNILFSNKNIYIAKQPFSPPYGRHLMVAKSDKMLFQYLNAKIEELNIDKDWKKILREYGQSNQE from the coding sequence ATGATTTTGAACAAACTCTGCACAGTAGTTATCAACTCTGCTGCCATATTAAGAGAATCTTTAGCAAAGGTTAATTTATTTAAGCAAAAAAAATTATTGCAAATTATATGTTTTTTAATTTTAATGAGTAATTTACATGCTATTGCATTTGAAGAAAAGGTTCAAATATTACTTGTAAATTATAATAATTCAGCTCCTTGGAATGTGAATAAGGATAATACGGAGGGGTTAAATGTTGAATTGGCAAATTTTTTAAATAGGGATAAAAAAAGTCCATATACCTTTAAACCAGAATTTTATCCAAGAAAACGAGTGGATTATTTATTAGAAAAAAAAGATGTTCCTATGGTTATTGCATGGGTAAATCAGAAATTTTTTCCAAATGATTTTGTAGATAAGTTTTATTGGACAAAAAATATTACAGAAGATTTTCAAGTGGTAGGGTCAAATAAAAATAAAATTGTAGAATATCAGAATCTAGAATCGCTTGTTGGAAAAAAGTTTTCAGCTGTATTCGGCACACGATACAAAACTTTAGAGCCGTATATTAGAAAGGGAAAAATTATTCGGGTTGACTCCTATCGTTTCGACGAAGCACTCACTAAAGTAATTGGTAATGAAAACTCTTTGGACTTTTTTATATTAGAAAATTCTTTTCTTCAGTATTTAAAGAAACGGAATAATATTTTATTTTCTAACAAAAATATTTATATTGCAAAGCAGCCTTTTTCACCGCCCTATGGAAGACATTTAATGGTGGCTAAAAGTGATAAAATGCTTTTTCAATATTTAAATGCAAAAATTGAAGAACTCAATATAGACAAGGATTGGAAGAAAATATTGAGAGAATATGGTCAAAGTAATCAAGAATAA
- the dapA gene encoding 4-hydroxy-tetrahydrodipicolinate synthase: MSHLPFSGVITALITPFNREGELDLPTFNKFLQYQKKSGINGVVVLGTTGENVSLSEEESIALVINALEHQSEDFHIYVGTGTNSTKTTIEKSIKFSLLQSSAGQKAKGIMVVTPYYNRPNQSGLVKHFAEVAHAIPNTPLCIYNVPSRTGVNLLPQSLVQIALENKSIVAIKEAAGNVNAIADMRITLNENGKENITILSGDDATYVPALLCGAEGVISVTSNIIPKAMLEILEKFKKGDLLGLQKLHLSTFCINSGIFSVPNPIGAKWILSHLGICGANLRAPLYPASDSEANMLKDILLQLEKNNIKILT, translated from the coding sequence TTGAGCCACCTACCCTTTTCAGGAGTCATAACTGCACTTATCACACCTTTTAATCGTGAAGGTGAATTGGATTTACCCACATTTAATAAATTTTTGCAATATCAGAAAAAATCAGGAATCAATGGTGTTGTGGTATTAGGAACGACCGGTGAAAATGTGTCTTTAAGTGAGGAAGAATCGATTGCACTTGTCATCAATGCGCTTGAACATCAAAGTGAAGATTTTCATATTTATGTAGGTACTGGAACCAACTCAACAAAGACGACCATTGAAAAAAGTATAAAATTTTCTCTCTTGCAGTCTTCAGCGGGACAAAAAGCAAAAGGAATTATGGTTGTCACTCCTTATTACAACCGGCCGAATCAAAGTGGCTTAGTGAAACATTTTGCAGAAGTAGCGCATGCCATCCCAAATACCCCTCTGTGCATTTACAATGTTCCCAGCAGAACTGGGGTAAATCTTCTCCCCCAATCGCTCGTGCAAATTGCCTTAGAAAATAAAAGTATTGTTGCTATTAAAGAGGCCGCAGGCAATGTTAATGCTATAGCTGACATGCGAATAACTTTAAATGAAAATGGCAAAGAAAATATCACTATCCTCTCAGGGGATGATGCCACATATGTTCCTGCTTTATTGTGCGGTGCAGAGGGAGTTATCTCTGTCACATCAAATATTATCCCTAAAGCCATGCTTGAAATTTTAGAAAAATTTAAAAAAGGTGATTTATTGGGGCTGCAAAAACTTCATTTATCAACTTTTTGCATTAATAGCGGAATATTTTCTGTACCTAATCCCATTGGCGCAAAATGGATTTTATCGCATTTAGGAATTTGTGGAGCAAATTTGCGAGCACCGCTTTATCCTGCTAGTGATAGCGAGGCAAACATGCTCAAGGACATTCTTCTTCAGCTTGAAAAAAATAATATAAAAATACTTACTTAA
- the groL gene encoding chaperonin GroEL (60 kDa chaperone family; promotes refolding of misfolded polypeptides especially under stressful conditions; forms two stacked rings of heptamers to form a barrel-shaped 14mer; ends can be capped by GroES; misfolded proteins enter the barrel where they are refolded when GroES binds), whose product MAVKMISFNENAQKKMLAGVNTLANAVKVTLGPKGRNVLIEKSYGAPLITKDGVTVAKEIELEDKFENMGAQMVKEVASKTNDDSGDGTTTATVLAQAIYREGFKMLAAGHSPVELKRGIDKAVEAVVANLHKVARPVSGNNEIAQVATISSNNDSAIGAMIAEAIEKVGKDGVITVEEAKGLDTYVNVVEGMQFDRGYLSPYMVTDQERLEVVLENPYILLFDKKISVMKDMVPLLENIARNGRPLLIIAEDVEGEALATLVLNKLSGTIKVCAVKAPGFGDRRKAMLDDLAVLTKGTVVSEEVGMQLETTIIEDLGEAEKVVVDKDNTVITGGKGLEANIKARIAEIRGQIEKTTSDYDREKLQERLAKLAGGVAVIHLGAATEIELKEKKDRIEDALNATRAAVAEGIIAGGGVALLRASLDLSNIKGDNAEQQAGIELVRRALEEPVRIIASNGGHEASVVVNKILANDNPAYGFNALTDNYEDLIKSGVIDPVKVTRCALQNAASVSSLLLTTNAMISEKPKKESAAAPGMGGMGGMGGMGGMGGMGGMDYDM is encoded by the coding sequence ATGGCTGTTAAAATGATTTCTTTTAATGAAAATGCGCAAAAAAAGATGCTTGCTGGCGTAAATACTTTAGCAAATGCTGTTAAAGTCACTCTTGGCCCAAAAGGCCGCAATGTCTTGATTGAAAAAAGCTATGGTGCCCCGCTCATTACCAAAGATGGCGTTACTGTTGCAAAAGAAATCGAACTCGAAGATAAATTCGAAAATATGGGTGCGCAAATGGTTAAAGAAGTTGCTTCTAAAACCAATGACGACTCTGGCGACGGAACAACAACAGCGACTGTATTAGCACAGGCTATTTATCGCGAAGGTTTCAAAATGCTCGCTGCGGGCCATTCCCCTGTCGAATTGAAGCGCGGAATAGACAAAGCAGTAGAAGCTGTTGTCGCTAACCTGCACAAAGTGGCACGTCCTGTAAGTGGCAATAATGAAATTGCTCAAGTTGCGACAATATCATCTAACAATGACTCTGCCATCGGTGCAATGATTGCTGAAGCTATTGAAAAAGTTGGGAAAGATGGAGTTATCACTGTTGAAGAAGCCAAAGGCCTCGACACCTATGTAAATGTTGTTGAAGGGATGCAGTTTGACCGTGGATATCTCTCTCCTTATATGGTCACTGACCAAGAACGCCTTGAAGTTGTCCTCGAAAACCCATACATCCTTCTTTTTGATAAGAAAATTTCTGTTATGAAGGACATGGTTCCATTGCTTGAAAACATTGCACGCAATGGCCGCCCTCTTCTTATCATTGCTGAAGACGTTGAAGGCGAAGCACTCGCGACTCTCGTTCTCAATAAACTCTCTGGCACTATCAAAGTTTGTGCAGTGAAGGCTCCAGGCTTTGGCGATCGTCGCAAAGCTATGCTCGATGACCTTGCTGTTCTTACCAAAGGGACTGTTGTTTCTGAAGAAGTTGGTATGCAACTGGAAACAACAATTATTGAAGATCTTGGCGAAGCTGAAAAAGTTGTTGTTGATAAGGACAATACCGTTATCACAGGCGGAAAAGGTCTCGAAGCAAATATTAAAGCACGCATTGCAGAAATTCGTGGACAAATTGAAAAAACAACTTCTGACTACGATCGTGAAAAACTTCAAGAGCGTCTCGCAAAACTTGCAGGCGGTGTAGCCGTGATTCACCTTGGTGCAGCTACAGAAATTGAACTCAAAGAAAAGAAAGATCGCATTGAAGATGCTCTCAACGCGACGAGAGCCGCTGTTGCCGAAGGAATCATTGCAGGCGGTGGAGTAGCACTCTTACGTGCTTCTCTCGATCTCAGCAATATAAAAGGTGACAACGCTGAACAACAAGCTGGTATCGAACTTGTTCGTCGTGCCCTTGAAGAACCTGTTCGTATTATTGCTTCCAATGGAGGACACGAAGCGAGTGTAGTTGTCAACAAAATCTTAGCAAATGACAATCCTGCTTACGGTTTCAATGCTCTTACTGACAACTACGAAGATCTCATTAAATCTGGCGTAATTGACCCAGTTAAAGTCACTCGCTGTGCATTGCAAAATGCAGCTTCCGTTTCGAGTTTATTGCTGACAACCAATGCTATGATTTCTGAAAAACCTAAAAAAGAATCCGCAGCTGCACCAGGAATGGGTGGCATGGGCGGTATGGGTGGCATGGGCGGTATGGGTGGTATGGGCGGTATGGATTACGATATGTAA
- a CDS encoding glutathione peroxidase — protein sequence MSEQTIYDFEVKTIDGAMKKLAEYKGQAMLIVNTASQCGFTPQYKGLEELNRAYADKGLKILGFPCNQFGKQEPGDENEIKNFCSLNYEVTFPMFAKVDVNGDGAHPLFKYLQKKCKGIFGTEFIKWNFTKFLVGKNGEIIKRFAPADKPEDMSKDIEEVLK from the coding sequence ATGTCAGAGCAAACTATTTATGATTTTGAAGTGAAAACAATTGATGGTGCTATGAAAAAGCTTGCAGAGTACAAAGGGCAGGCCATGCTGATCGTAAACACAGCGAGCCAATGTGGTTTTACTCCTCAGTATAAAGGACTCGAGGAATTAAACCGCGCCTATGCAGATAAAGGTTTAAAAATATTGGGTTTCCCATGTAATCAGTTTGGCAAGCAGGAGCCAGGGGATGAAAATGAGATTAAAAATTTCTGCAGTTTGAATTATGAAGTCACTTTTCCAATGTTCGCAAAAGTGGATGTCAATGGAGACGGAGCCCATCCTTTGTTTAAATATTTACAAAAGAAATGCAAAGGGATATTTGGCACAGAATTTATCAAATGGAACTTCACAAAATTTCTAGTAGGTAAAAATGGGGAAATAATCAAACGTTTTGCGCCTGCAGATAAACCAGAAGATATGTCTAAGGATATTGAAGAAGTTTTGAAATAA
- a CDS encoding ubiquinone/menaquinone biosynthesis methyltransferase, producing MNSKNYNVVDGFNTIAPAYDLANDAMTLGLHRLWRRSLCKKALKLSPKNSHILDVATGTGDVILGLFSDRSDINVTGIDASEGMLNIAREKFKAKAHLFQKNIKLLLADGLSLPFLDETFNTVTVCWGIRNIRPHSGALREIKRVLKPGGSVIILESGRPEFKFIRSLYNSYSKILPFIGEKISKYKPAYQFYKASVDVFPSGKQFVAELYDAGFINAKYETLGASIVYLYSAQKATC from the coding sequence ATGAATTCAAAAAACTACAATGTTGTTGATGGGTTCAATACTATCGCACCAGCTTATGACTTAGCGAACGATGCCATGACACTTGGCTTGCATCGTCTCTGGCGCAGATCTCTCTGTAAAAAAGCCTTAAAACTTTCCCCAAAAAACTCTCATATTCTCGATGTCGCCACCGGAACAGGTGACGTTATCTTGGGCTTATTTTCCGATCGCTCTGATATCAATGTTACAGGAATAGATGCCTCTGAAGGAATGTTAAATATTGCACGAGAAAAGTTTAAAGCCAAAGCACATCTCTTTCAGAAAAATATCAAATTGCTCCTTGCAGATGGTCTTTCATTGCCGTTTTTAGATGAAACTTTTAACACCGTGACAGTCTGTTGGGGAATTAGAAATATACGTCCTCACTCTGGCGCCCTTCGAGAAATCAAACGGGTTCTCAAGCCTGGGGGCTCTGTCATTATACTTGAAAGTGGTCGTCCTGAATTTAAATTTATTCGCAGCCTCTACAATAGTTATTCAAAAATTTTACCTTTTATAGGCGAGAAAATATCGAAATACAAACCAGCCTATCAATTTTACAAAGCATCAGTTGATGTATTTCCTAGTGGAAAACAATTTGTTGCAGAACTTTATGACGCTGGTTTTATCAATGCAAAATATGAAACACTCGGTGCCAGTATTGTGTATCTATACTCTGCTCAAAAAGCCACTTGCTAA
- the groES gene encoding co-chaperone GroES produces MSKSIRPLNDRVLLKRLEAEQKTAGGILIPDNAKEKPVEGKVIAVGNGKILEDGTRQAPAVKSGDKVLFGKWSGNEVKIDGQDYLLIKEEEILAVIEA; encoded by the coding sequence ATGAGCAAATCCATTCGTCCTCTTAATGATCGTGTGCTTCTCAAACGCCTCGAAGCAGAACAAAAAACTGCAGGAGGAATTCTTATTCCTGATAACGCAAAAGAAAAGCCAGTAGAAGGAAAAGTTATTGCTGTTGGCAATGGTAAAATCCTTGAAGACGGCACCCGTCAGGCACCAGCAGTTAAATCAGGTGATAAAGTCCTTTTCGGCAAGTGGAGTGGCAACGAAGTTAAGATTGACGGACAAGACTATCTTCTCATTAAAGAAGAAGAAATTCTTGCGGTCATTGAAGCTTAA
- a CDS encoding S1 family peptidase codes for MNIRNFLFSITCIFSIILNSCGSNGSSSIITPSNPGPASCLANSKFASSAKELNINIAQPTMKFSNPLTQIDPIQKKPLSIVGGTDATLNNTFAPAQTNTVAIILNGNTLCTGTVVASNLILTAAHCFDNVDFTSTSPGYVKFSNSLTTASSAAISCWQRNSNYISCAQYSIYACSLNDIAWVKINGNISAYGYSPVSILADPQNISTTETKWMAGFGKLNDNIVNSSGHKFFINTPIGGTHDQILSERVSLYNSGTSSSAFQNYLTVIGPYSALGTCEGDSGGPVYISRRNFTTGSTEYVLAALTQGNNNILTPKPSGSYPSFSYDYNIASNCNDGYSIYTTVGNYINWITSTSGVNVTTY; via the coding sequence ATGAATATAAGAAATTTTTTATTCAGTATAACCTGCATTTTTAGCATAATACTCAATTCTTGCGGCTCCAACGGATCTTCAAGTATTATAACACCAAGCAATCCTGGACCAGCGAGTTGTCTGGCAAATTCAAAGTTTGCCAGCTCTGCAAAAGAATTAAATATCAATATTGCACAACCCACTATGAAATTTAGCAATCCTCTGACTCAAATCGATCCCATACAAAAAAAACCATTATCGATTGTGGGTGGAACAGATGCAACACTAAATAATACCTTCGCTCCTGCACAAACAAATACAGTTGCTATAATACTGAACGGCAATACACTTTGCACAGGCACAGTCGTTGCAAGCAATTTAATCTTAACGGCAGCTCATTGCTTTGATAACGTAGATTTTACATCAACTTCACCCGGATATGTTAAATTTTCAAATTCTTTAACCACTGCCTCAAGCGCTGCAATTTCTTGTTGGCAAAGGAATTCAAATTATATATCCTGTGCTCAATATTCAATTTATGCATGTAGTCTGAATGATATCGCATGGGTAAAAATCAATGGAAACATAAGTGCCTACGGCTATTCACCTGTTTCTATTCTTGCAGATCCGCAAAATATTTCGACGACAGAAACGAAATGGATGGCCGGTTTTGGCAAGCTCAACGACAATATTGTTAACTCCTCGGGTCACAAATTTTTTATCAATACTCCAATAGGGGGAACTCACGATCAAATCCTAAGCGAACGTGTCTCTCTCTATAACTCTGGAACCTCAAGCAGTGCCTTCCAAAATTATTTAACTGTTATAGGACCCTATTCTGCTCTTGGTACCTGCGAAGGCGATTCTGGCGGTCCCGTTTACATCTCTAGGAGAAATTTTACGACAGGAAGCACTGAGTACGTACTCGCAGCTTTAACTCAAGGGAATAATAATATTTTAACTCCGAAACCTTCTGGCTCATATCCTTCCTTTTCTTATGATTATAATATAGCTTCGAACTGCAATGATGGATATAGTATATACACAACTGTTGGAAATTATATCAACTGGATAACATCAACGAGTGGCGTGAATGTAACGACCTATTGA